The Eremothecium cymbalariae DBVPG#7215 chromosome 1, complete sequence DNA segment CTCGAATACCCATAAACTAATCATTGTCGTCGGTGTGCTTTTACACAGGGCCATGGACAACCCTTTGTACAATGACGAAATACCTTCATGCCGAGCCATCCGGAGTGCAATGGACAAGAAATTAGAATCTCTATAGATTTTATATGCACCTGGATCAGCTGTGTAGCTACTAATATCTTGGGAGTATATTATCTGTATTCTTCTGCGAACTGTATCCAGTGGGAACGTAATAGTCTTCGATAATAAGCCAGCGACGGTGCTGGAACTGCTGCCAAGCCATGAAATGCCCGACGTCTCTGAGTATATATTCAACGTTTCATAGGTGCCAAAGGTGACAGCTGCGGATAGTGAGATTGTAAGCGTAGACCATATATATCCCCTGAAAAAACCAATGGGACCCTCTGTACGTTGAATGTTTTTGACAATTTCAGCCATCTTCACCAACCTAGTGTTTCTATTTGCAATAAATCGAGTACGCAATACGTCAAATGGATATATCGCCATCATGCTGCTCATACCAGCTAACCCACCAACAAGCACACTATTAATTTGGGGGGATATATTAGGGTAGTATTCATTGGACATCTTGTTCAACCACGCATAGGAACCAAATTGTAGCGACCCATATAAAACATACATCATCGAAGCAGGAACATTGCCTTTCCATAACGCTCGTACCCCTTCTTCTCTGACAATCGTCTTAAAGGTGGAAATTATTTTAATGTACTTCTTTTCATGACCTAATTGTAATTGATGCCGAATCTTCACTGTATCTAACGGTGCAGTGACCGTCCTGGCTAGCAAACCAGAGACAGAACCTGCTATAACGGCCATTGCACCAGGAACATCTTGACCTTTGCGTAAATGGTCTGAAGAAAAACGGTTTTGCCAAGATTCATGTGAACTCATAATACTTTGCCAAATATTTGTCGCTGAGAGCTCGATTCATGATCTTAATTACTGATTTACCTTTGATGTAAGCAGCTCTATCAAGATCACAAGGTCTAGGCCCAAACCCACGCGGAATTTCTTTGGAAagtttcttgaaaaaaaacacattttattgaaaacttCAATTACAAGAAAATCATCTCATTTGACAGGAAGTTTCTAAGGGTAATAATGTCTATTTCGGTTTTGGAGCATGTTGATGGATCTTCTCAGTATTGGACACCTACCACGTCGCTCATATGCTCTGTTTCTGGGCCTATTGAACCCAAGGCAAGACAAGAAATTCCGCAGCATTTGGCAATAGAGATCATCTTTAGACCAGCCTCTGGGCCTTCTACTACTCGGGAAAAGCTTTTGGAGGAGAGGATAAGAGCTGCGGTGACACCAATGGTGGAGACATTTTTGCATCCTAGACAGTTATGCCAAATAACTTTTCAGGCATTAAAATCTGTAGGGCAGTATAGTCATATGGAGTTAAATAGTGCTATAAATGCAGCATTTTTAGCACTCATAGATGCAGGTATACCGTTAAAATCAGTGTTTACATCGGTGACGGTTAGTGTGGATGAAGACGGCAGAAAATTTGTGAATCCAGATGTTAACCGGTTGCAAACTGCCAAAAGTGTTTCTACTGTAGCATTCAAGATTTCCACCGGTAATAATACTTTACTGCTTTTGCATAGCGATGGTTCATTTGACGAAAGTACTTTATTTGGAGTTTTAGAGTTAGCAGAGCAGGAATGTGTTAGATTATCTAAAGAGTTCAGAAAACTTATAGCTGAGAAACTGGGAAAGGATTTCATTTGGAAGCAACCTGCgaacttgaagaattagTTAAGTAGAGGGCTTGAGTTCATTGTATAATTAGATAAAATGTATAGATTCTAGTATTGAGGATTAATTTTCAAAGGAGGAGAAAACCAAACATACATaggcatatatatatacttatatataaggTGTAACTTCTTTCTTTATTACAGTTTTAACTTTTCCAAGTTACTAATGGTCGCTTCTAATGTTTCCATTTCAGCGACTGTACTTTCCAGTCTATCCTTATTAGATAGTTTGACTTGTTCATTGGCCTTAGCCTCATAATCCTTGCTGGAcatcaatttttcaagagaCTCTCTGGTTTTCTTTACTTTGTC contains these protein-coding regions:
- the TPC1 gene encoding thiamine transporter TPC1 (similar to Ashbya gossypii AAR036W) — translated: MSSHESWQNRFSSDHLRKGQDVPGAMAVIAGSVSGLLARTVTAPLDTVKIRHQLQLGHEKKYIKIISTFKTIVREEGVRALWKGNVPASMMYVLYGSLQFGSYAWLNKMSNEYYPNISPQINSVLVGGLAGMSSMMAIYPFDVLRTRFIANRNTRLVKMAEIVKNIQRTEGPIGFFRGYIWSTLTISLSAAVTFGTYETLNIYSETSGISWLGSSSSTVAGLLSKTITFPLDTVRRRIQIIYSQDISSYTADPGAYKIYRDSNFLSIALRMARHEGISSLYKGLSMALCKSTPTTMISLWVFEHAIDIMQHQKQDQTLM
- the RRP46 gene encoding exosome non-catalytic core subunit RRP46 (similar to Ashbya gossypii AAR035C), yielding MSISVLEHVDGSSQYWTPTTSLICSVSGPIEPKARQEIPQHLAIEIIFRPASGPSTTREKLLEERIRAAVTPMVETFLHPRQLCQITFQALKSVGQYSHMELNSAINAAFLALIDAGIPLKSVFTSVTVSVDEDGRKFVNPDVNRLQTAKSVSTVAFKISTGNNTLLLLHSDGSFDESTLFGVLELAEQECVRLSKEFRKLIAEKLGKDFIWKQPANLKN